The Streptomyces sp. RKAG293 genome includes a region encoding these proteins:
- a CDS encoding ABC transporter ATP-binding protein, which translates to MIEVNELTKRYGGTTAVDQLSFTVRPGQVTGFLGPNGAGKSSTLRIILGLDAPTSGTATVSGVPFRSHPRGLRHVGALLDAGQVHGGRSAVAHLSAIARSNGIPLRRVDDVLQEVGLADAATRRIGGFSLGMKQRLGVATALLGDPPVLMFDEPVNGMDPEGVLWMRRLFRHLAAEGRTVFLSSHLMSEMENTADQLVVIGRGRLIAAESVRDFAARSTRLSVVVSTPHTAELAAVLTAAGASVEVAGAPGADKLAVTGLPADRIGALAFENRIPLNELTSRTASLEEAFMELTADSVEYLAGQPR; encoded by the coding sequence GTGATCGAAGTCAACGAACTCACCAAGCGCTACGGCGGCACGACCGCCGTCGACCAACTGTCCTTCACCGTGCGGCCGGGTCAGGTGACCGGGTTTCTCGGCCCCAACGGAGCCGGCAAGAGCAGCACCCTGCGGATCATCCTCGGCCTGGACGCGCCGACCAGCGGCACCGCCACCGTCAGCGGCGTCCCCTTCCGCAGCCACCCGCGCGGACTGCGGCACGTCGGCGCCCTCCTCGACGCCGGCCAGGTCCACGGCGGACGCAGCGCGGTGGCCCATCTGTCCGCCATCGCCCGCAGCAACGGCATCCCGCTGCGCCGGGTGGACGACGTACTGCAGGAGGTGGGGCTGGCCGATGCGGCGACCCGCCGCATCGGCGGGTTCTCCCTCGGGATGAAGCAGCGGCTGGGCGTCGCCACGGCGCTTCTCGGCGACCCGCCCGTTCTGATGTTCGACGAGCCGGTCAACGGCATGGACCCGGAGGGTGTGCTCTGGATGCGCCGCCTCTTCCGGCACCTGGCCGCCGAAGGGCGCACGGTCTTCCTCTCCAGCCACCTGATGTCGGAGATGGAGAACACCGCCGACCAGCTCGTCGTCATCGGCCGGGGCCGGCTCATCGCCGCCGAGTCGGTACGGGACTTCGCGGCCCGCAGCACCCGCCTCAGCGTCGTGGTGAGCACCCCGCACACCGCCGAGCTGGCGGCGGTACTGACCGCTGCGGGCGCATCGGTCGAGGTGGCGGGCGCGCCGGGCGCCGACAAGCTCGCCGTGACCGGGCTTCCGGCGGACCGGATCGGCGCGCTCGCCTTCGAAAACCGGATTCCGCTGAACGAACTGACCAGCCGGACCGCCTCCCTGGAGGAGGCCTTCATGGAACTCACCGCCGACAGCGTCGAATACCTGGCAGGACAGCCCCGATGA
- a CDS encoding histidine kinase yields MTRTTAMAWAGGALYLLMVGLLIGGANQASGTVHAVGAMLAVSLLVGVLRRMPLLALAMALVGSTAVVVGTPGSVQVNRAVGYQAQFLSYLAVDLVLGFIVATCTRRASIAAVAVSFAVQLLVVGGFAHGDDVTVNIVIALLAMAASCTVGLLSRERREHAVALRSQEVAEAVTAERLRIARELHDMVAHSIAIIAIQAGAGSQVITTRPEEAGEALRAIEATSRETLSGLRRTLVALRQADADAAAPGQAPLAPSQGLADIERLAAATAEAGVRVDVRRSGAQRSLPADIDLSAYRIVQESLTNVVRHAGIGRCRVLIDYGDAELSVEVVDDGHGIAANGSAQGFGIVGMRERAGLLRGHLSAGPRPEGGFRVTARLPLPEPVAVPVEAR; encoded by the coding sequence ATGACGAGAACCACGGCCATGGCCTGGGCGGGGGGCGCCCTCTACCTCCTGATGGTGGGTCTGCTGATCGGGGGCGCGAATCAGGCTTCGGGCACCGTCCACGCTGTCGGTGCGATGCTGGCCGTGAGCCTGCTCGTCGGGGTGCTGCGACGGATGCCGCTGCTGGCTCTGGCCATGGCGCTCGTCGGATCCACCGCCGTGGTGGTGGGCACTCCCGGCTCCGTCCAGGTGAACCGGGCCGTGGGGTATCAGGCCCAGTTCCTGTCGTATCTGGCGGTGGACCTCGTCCTGGGCTTCATCGTCGCCACCTGCACGCGCCGGGCGTCGATCGCCGCCGTGGCCGTGTCTTTCGCCGTGCAACTCCTGGTCGTGGGCGGCTTCGCCCACGGGGACGACGTGACCGTCAACATCGTGATCGCCCTGCTGGCGATGGCCGCATCCTGCACGGTCGGGCTGCTCAGTCGCGAGCGCCGCGAGCACGCGGTGGCGCTGCGTTCGCAGGAGGTGGCCGAGGCGGTGACGGCCGAACGGCTGCGGATCGCACGGGAACTGCACGACATGGTCGCGCACAGCATCGCCATCATCGCCATCCAGGCCGGGGCGGGGAGCCAGGTCATCACGACCCGTCCTGAGGAGGCAGGTGAGGCACTGCGGGCCATCGAGGCCACCAGCAGAGAGACCTTGTCGGGCCTTCGGCGCACGCTGGTGGCGCTCCGTCAGGCCGACGCGGACGCGGCGGCCCCGGGGCAGGCACCGCTCGCGCCCTCGCAGGGGCTGGCGGACATCGAACGGCTGGCAGCGGCAACGGCCGAGGCGGGGGTGCGAGTCGACGTGCGCCGCAGTGGGGCGCAGCGGTCCCTGCCGGCCGACATCGACCTGTCCGCCTACCGTATCGTCCAGGAGTCGCTGACCAACGTGGTCCGTCACGCGGGCATCGGGCGGTGTCGGGTGCTCATCGACTACGGGGATGCGGAGCTGTCCGTGGAGGTCGTCGACGACGGGCACGGCATCGCGGCGAACGGCTCGGCCCAGGGCTTCGGCATCGTGGGCATGCGAGAACGGGCCGGCCTGCTGCGCGGTCACCTCAGCGCCGGGCCGCGTCCCGAAGGCGGCTTCCGGGTGACGGCCCGGCTGCCGCTGCCCGAACCCGTCGCAGTCCCGGTGGAGGCCCGATGA
- a CDS encoding response regulator transcription factor has product MTIRVVLVDDQPLVRSGLRMIMADHIDLEVVGEAATGIEAVQLVRDIGPDVVVMDIRMPGMDGIEATRLITAGPATTRVLVLTTFDEDDLVYGALRAGASGFVVKDMALNDILAAIRVVAVGDALIAPGVTRRLIADFVGRPGTVPKRSPRPVEGITEREREVLTLIGLGRTNSEIADDLFITVATAKSHVSRLMAKLGARDRVQLVITAYEMELVTLSH; this is encoded by the coding sequence ATGACCATCCGCGTCGTACTCGTCGACGACCAGCCGCTGGTGCGGTCCGGCCTGCGCATGATCATGGCCGATCACATCGACCTGGAAGTCGTCGGTGAGGCCGCCACCGGCATCGAGGCGGTCCAACTGGTCCGGGACATCGGTCCCGACGTCGTGGTGATGGACATCCGGATGCCGGGCATGGACGGGATCGAGGCAACTCGCCTGATCACCGCAGGGCCGGCGACGACCCGTGTCCTCGTCCTGACCACCTTCGACGAGGACGACCTCGTGTACGGCGCCCTCCGGGCCGGCGCGAGCGGCTTCGTGGTCAAGGACATGGCGCTGAACGACATCCTCGCGGCGATCCGCGTGGTCGCCGTCGGCGATGCGCTGATCGCGCCAGGTGTGACGCGCCGGCTGATCGCCGATTTCGTCGGGCGCCCCGGTACCGTCCCGAAGCGCTCCCCACGCCCGGTCGAGGGCATCACCGAGCGGGAGCGGGAGGTCCTGACCCTCATCGGGCTCGGCCGGACGAACTCCGAGATCGCGGACGATCTCTTCATCACGGTGGCCACCGCGAAGTCGCATGTGTCACGTCTGATGGCCAAGCTGGGCGCCCGGGACCGGGTTCAACTCGTGATCACCGCGTACGAGATGGAGCTCGTCACGCTGTCTCACTGA
- a CDS encoding DUF4190 domain-containing protein, giving the protein MNHPYPQQWAPAFPVPAPTTNGAAIASLVLALLCLPLVGLITGLVALSKIRRSGERGRGLAIAGITIDSLRSGLLVVGLIAGGLTGAQHGRGAHSDPLPGAARLTVGECFTLQDGTLQKVEPGETTYSRSASRTTTVPCTVEHDAEVAGTWHFDADSDSRYPGDDQISTVAENKCDPLVDGYAMDTWALPDSVSAYYFLPSRSSWAVGNRQIVCFLASDAAKLTRPLRADATVLSPDQVAYLKAVTKLNATDAKAPDTEAVKDLVTCRDFAARMAEALHDESAQLTARTWPAKAKQPVADMLAEIKISAGAWEDAATASDATQFRTHVHRAEDHMAHPEAVQVRAALGLSTGQGSAQDV; this is encoded by the coding sequence GTGAACCACCCGTATCCCCAGCAGTGGGCACCCGCATTTCCCGTACCCGCGCCAACGACCAACGGCGCAGCCATCGCCTCACTGGTACTGGCGCTGCTGTGCCTGCCTCTGGTGGGTCTCATCACCGGTCTGGTCGCGCTGTCCAAGATCCGGCGGAGCGGCGAGCGGGGCCGGGGGCTCGCCATCGCGGGGATCACGATCGACTCGCTGCGGTCGGGTCTGCTGGTGGTGGGCCTGATCGCGGGGGGCCTGACCGGAGCACAGCACGGGCGCGGTGCCCACTCCGATCCCCTGCCCGGTGCCGCACGCCTGACGGTTGGGGAGTGTTTCACGCTGCAGGACGGCACGCTGCAGAAGGTCGAACCCGGTGAGACCACCTACTCGAGGTCGGCGAGCAGGACGACGACAGTGCCCTGCACTGTCGAGCACGATGCCGAAGTCGCGGGCACCTGGCACTTCGACGCCGACAGCGACTCCCGCTACCCGGGCGATGATCAGATCTCCACGGTGGCGGAGAACAAGTGCGATCCCCTGGTGGACGGCTACGCCATGGACACCTGGGCACTGCCGGACTCGGTGAGCGCCTACTACTTCCTGCCGTCCAGAAGCAGCTGGGCGGTGGGAAACCGGCAGATCGTCTGCTTCCTCGCCAGCGACGCGGCGAAGCTGACCCGGCCACTGCGTGCCGACGCCACGGTGCTGAGCCCGGACCAGGTGGCGTATCTCAAGGCCGTCACCAAGTTGAACGCGACCGATGCCAAGGCCCCTGACACCGAAGCGGTGAAGGACCTGGTGACCTGCCGCGACTTCGCCGCCCGTATGGCCGAAGCGCTGCACGACGAGTCCGCACAACTCACGGCACGGACCTGGCCGGCGAAGGCGAAGCAGCCGGTGGCCGACATGCTGGCCGAGATCAAGATCAGCGCTGGTGCCTGGGAGGACGCGGCGACGGCGTCGGACGCAACGCAGTTCAGGACCCATGTCCACCGGGCCGAAGACCACATGGCCCATCCCGAAGCGGTCCAGGTCCGTGCCGCCCTCGGCCTGTCCACGGGCCAAGGGTCGGCCCAGGACGTCTGA
- a CDS encoding DUF4360 domain-containing protein, which yields MSGFLAAGGAIVALMAATVSPQQASAAEPPPDKIVIKVATVNGSGCREGTAAIAVSPDNTAFTVTYSDYLAQVGAGALPTDFRKNCQLNLRVFVPQGFTYAIAQADYRGFASLERGASSEERAGYYFQGSSQTDRKVHSFRGPYSDNWQTSDVTEVGALVWAPCGEIRNFNINTELRVNLGSSDKKTTSFMTMDSTDGSVNTIYRLAWKECPDNPNPWP from the coding sequence ATGTCCGGATTCCTTGCCGCGGGCGGAGCCATCGTGGCGCTCATGGCCGCGACCGTCTCTCCCCAGCAGGCGTCGGCAGCGGAACCGCCGCCCGACAAGATCGTGATCAAGGTCGCGACCGTCAACGGCTCGGGCTGTCGTGAAGGGACGGCCGCCATCGCCGTCTCCCCCGACAACACCGCCTTCACCGTCACCTACAGCGACTACCTCGCCCAGGTGGGCGCCGGGGCCCTGCCGACCGACTTCCGCAAGAACTGCCAGCTCAACCTGCGGGTCTTCGTACCCCAGGGCTTCACCTACGCGATCGCCCAGGCCGACTACCGCGGCTTCGCGTCCCTGGAGCGCGGGGCCAGCAGCGAGGAACGGGCCGGCTACTACTTCCAGGGCTCGTCGCAGACGGACCGCAAGGTCCACTCGTTCCGCGGCCCGTACAGCGACAACTGGCAGACCTCGGACGTGACCGAAGTCGGCGCCCTGGTCTGGGCCCCCTGCGGGGAGATCCGCAACTTCAACATCAACACCGAGTTGCGCGTCAATCTCGGAAGCTCGGACAAGAAAACCACGAGTTTCATGACGATGGACTCGACGGACGGCAGTGTCAACACCATCTACCGCCTCGCCTGGAAGGAATGCCCGGACAATCCGAACCCGTGGCCGTAA
- a CDS encoding ABC transporter permease — MTTLTTVPPTTSAAPRAEPPAHFRDLLASEWIKIRSLRSTPWTLALTTLFVIGSAAVAALAENDNLAKMSPAARTGQGFMVFDAFPPAGYMTLMLVAGSIGALAVVSEYSSGLIRTTTMAVPARGTVVLAKAVVTAALWSAVGTVISVGCFLVSQAVLNANHAGVPLTHPGVFRALAASALLAPVCALTGLGFGALIRHSAATMVTSVFTLLMLPPIFSQSAHWSAAVSHAMPVTAWKRLVQNWPPDPHSLAYTATVPGSWIVYALWPLIAVVLAVTVVGHRDV; from the coding sequence ATGACCACACTGACCACCGTCCCCCCGACCACGTCGGCCGCACCCCGAGCCGAGCCGCCCGCCCACTTCCGCGACCTGCTCGCCTCCGAGTGGATCAAGATACGGTCGCTGCGCTCGACCCCGTGGACGCTCGCCCTCACCACCCTGTTCGTCATCGGATCCGCCGCCGTCGCCGCCCTGGCGGAGAACGACAACCTGGCGAAAATGAGCCCGGCGGCCAGGACCGGCCAGGGGTTCATGGTGTTCGACGCCTTTCCGCCGGCCGGCTACATGACGCTGATGCTTGTCGCGGGAAGCATCGGTGCTCTCGCCGTCGTGAGCGAATACAGCAGCGGCCTCATCCGCACCACCACCATGGCCGTACCCGCCCGCGGCACGGTGGTGCTGGCCAAGGCGGTCGTCACCGCCGCGCTCTGGAGCGCGGTGGGTACGGTCATCTCCGTCGGTTGTTTCCTGGTCTCCCAAGCCGTCCTGAACGCGAACCACGCCGGGGTCCCGCTCACCCACCCCGGAGTGTTCCGGGCGCTGGCCGCGTCCGCGCTGCTGGCCCCGGTCTGCGCACTGACCGGCCTCGGCTTCGGCGCCCTGATCCGGCACAGCGCCGCCACCATGGTCACCAGCGTCTTCACGCTCCTGATGCTGCCTCCGATCTTCTCGCAGAGCGCGCACTGGTCCGCCGCCGTCAGCCACGCGATGCCGGTCACCGCCTGGAAGCGCCTGGTCCAGAACTGGCCCCCGGATCCGCACTCCCTCGCGTACACCGCCACGGTCCCCGGTTCCTGGATCGTGTACGCGCTCTGGCCACTGATCGCGGTCGTCCTCGCGGTGACCGTGGTGGGACACCGCGACGTGTGA